Within the Centropristis striata isolate RG_2023a ecotype Rhode Island chromosome 23, C.striata_1.0, whole genome shotgun sequence genome, the region TGAGGCGGGTGGCTGAAGCGTTGTGTTCCCAGTAAGATGAACCTCACTTCATAATGGGCTGATATAAATCATTAACTCCATCAAACAGACATTTTAGTGGCTCTCTCTATGGGCAGCCAGATGGTGGTGCTCATGTCAGAGCAGCCGGCTGCTCAGGCCGAGGGCAGCCTCAGATAGCTCCGTTGATGGGAACCACCATTCCATCCAGGATCATTTGGCTGTGAGTTTAATTTTCCtagatttagttttttaagAAATTCCCATGATCCCGGGAAGGGGCTGCTTTTTAAATACCCCAAAATAGGATTAGAAAAGGAATGTTGCTTTTACAGTGCCATTCAGGAGTCGGCCTCTGCGCTGTGGAGTGGAAATGCTCCCAAACTTCCTCCAAAACCTGATTTTATCATTCACTGTAAGCAGTTGTGTGTTTGCAAACAGGACCATTGTCTGGTCCGAGAGGATGCAGCTTGCCCGTGGACCTTGTGAAGTAGCTGTTTACCTTCCTGTCTGTGGTCACCCAGGGTTTATGGCTGTCATTCAGTAATGTGCCATCTCACTCCCGAGCTATCGCTCACTGGACACAGCCCCACTAAATCACCTGCTTCCGACTCACCTTCTGTCTTTGCCACCGCACCTTTATTATGGGGCTCACTTACATACTATATAGGCAGCAATAACTTTCAGCTTTGTTTATATTAACTCCCCACACACGTCCTCTCGCCTTGAGCATCTCCCTCATGGAAAAATACTGGCGGTTAAAATGCCAGCCTTTCCAGTCACGGTGAAAGGCATGTGGTGTCCATTTTCTCCCATATTTCCATTTGTAGTCACCAGAAATCTTCAAGAGATATTCTTAAATGCTTTTGAATCCCTAAACTGTGAAACTGATATGTGTTTTCACTTTCTTCTGTATAGTTTAAATTTACAGCCACCCACTGTTATAATCATTatagaaagaaaacacatgtaCACTAAATCCAAGCGGTGACATCTGTGTTGGTGCTTTACCCTACTCACTACACCGGAGTCTGAGCAGGAAACTCGCAGAGATATTTCATTATTCTGTTGCCCTTGGCACCCACACATCTTCCACACTCAACTATCCCCACATCTGCAACCGATACGGTAGTAGCTTTAGTGCACGCAGGGGTTTTTTCAAAGAGTTCATCCACTGaatcctgctggaaaatgaggAGATCTTTCACTGGGAGATAAAATAGTTCTACTGTAAGGGCTCAGACTGTGTTAATGCCAACCAGAGGGCAATAGGAATGCAGATAGGGAAGGTTTTTAAAAGTGCATCCaataagttggcaacactagTTGTAAGAGCAGACTCGATTTCTGCAACAACATAAGGcacttttcaatatttttagCTATAGAATGATTTCCTTCATGATATCACTGTGCAGTGTCAGTTGTGAGAGGGAAAGAGTAAAATCTTGAAGCTAGAATGCCATCTTGTGGCAAGACACCAGCTTAGTTTAGTCAAAGTGGGAATCAGAGGATATTCATTTATATGGCACCAGCTTATACAGTAGTCTGCATTTTATCTACCGGTATATAAAAAATAGTCCTCTTCAACACACAgttttattatcaatatatCAGTGTTTTCCCTAAGTTTGTGGAATAATTTTTTCATTCAAATTATacaatttcacataattttgtaCCATAACTAATAATGTATCTGAGTACAAGAATTTTGGAAAAGCTAGAGcagataatacatttaaaaaaacacccaaacagCTTGTACAAAATGTTCTCAAATCTCCCCAGAGGACCAACTACAActgttaaattaataataaactgggaaatcagttagttagttttacTGCTTTCCAGATTGATTTtacattgtgtgtgttgttgtttttggtatttttcttgtccctgtttttcattttgatatgaAACTTTTTGTTCTGCTGCACCTCTTTCCCAGCAGAGGAGATATCATATCTCAATGGGACCTTTCTGGTTAAATAACGGTTAAATCAATAAAGTAGATGAATACATTCACTGAGCTTAGTTGTTGCCCAGACTGGCTTGCATGCTGCGCTTCAGCTTTTGAGCTCCAAATTCAGAACATGTTTTCCTCGAGCATCTGTTTGGGTTTAATGCAACCACAAACATGTTGTCATTTTCATGTAATTAGTAACAGAAACTATCTTTGCAGCTTTAGTAATAGAATATACGAGGCTTATGCAAATATTATTACATCAGCCCCGCTAATGACACTCACTAAGCTATTCTATTAAACATAAAGACTCTCAACAAAGGGgagaatttgttttttattcccaTTTCACATTCTGCTGGTACAAATGAAGCAAAAACTAGCCCCGAGGCAAATTTTCCGCAGCACGCAGGTTTGATTTTCTCACAGAGCAAAGTTTCCACAGAGCCGAATCCCTGCTGTCCTGTTTGTTTAGGTGTGTGCTGATTAGAAGTTCTCATGCTGGGTACAATGTATCTCTGCACACCAAGGGTTTGAAACGTGACATGTCTTTTACAGTGACTGGAGCCTCaacgctctctttctctctcctccccacTCCCTCAGTACCTCAGTGTTTAATGGTGTTGTTATCCAAGCTCGCACTTTGCCATGCAGTCTTCATTAACACAGGTCGTAACACAAGGCATAAATGTTCTCCTTCCGGGTGCTGACAGTCCACCCAGATGGACGGACCATTTGATAAACACTGTACTGTTTTACTGTTGCCATTCATTAGCCGAGAGACGATTTAAAGGAGAGGGGAGAATGGAGGCTGTCTGAATAATGATGTTTCAAAGGGCATTTTTGGAATATTGAATAACATACAACATCTGTTTTTCATGGcttcttattttacagaaataacatAAAGCGTCAGGATGGCTTTAATGTGCAGGTCTTTAATGAGCTGGTGTAGGGTGAGCACTTTCATTGGTGCTCGTGTGGATTAGCGTTTATGGACCATGCCAGCGGTAATGACGGCTCTTCCCCTAGACTGCctgtgacatttttgttgtgtttcttttataGGACTCGCTGAGGCCCTCGCCCAAGGCCTGTATCAGTCACCACAGACGCACCCTGCCGACAGGGCCCCCTGTTTAAAAGTCCCAGGATCTGGCACTAAAAAGGGAAAATGCAGAATATAACGGCAGGAGCACCAGAAGGGGTAGATCTGAAATGCGGCATGTCTGGAAGCCATGATTTCATCTTCACCCTGGTGCCCATCGTCTACAGCTGTAACTTTGTCATTGGCATTGTTGGAAACAGTATGGTGGTGGCTGTCATCTACTGCTATATGAAGCTCAAGACAGTTGCCAACATATTTGTCCTCAATCTTGCTATTTCTGACCTTACCTTCCTCATCACTCTGCCCATGTGGGCCACTTCCACCGCCACAGGCTATCACTGGCCCTTTGGAGCGTTCCTGTGCAAGGCCAGTGCAGGGCTGGTGATTTTTAACCTCTACACCAGCATCTTCTTCCTCACAGCGCTCAGCATTGACCGTTATCTTGCCATCGTCCACCCAATGCGCTCGCGCAGGTTCCGCACTGTGGTGTACGCACGCATCACCTGTGTAGTGATCTGGCTCTTTGCCTTTGTGCTCAGTGTGCCCACTGGGATGACGAGGGACCTCCACAACATCACAAACTACACTATAGTGTGTGGCATTCTGCACCCGACCGAAGAGAACTCTGTGAGGTTGAAAGAGCTCCGGCTGGCCATGAGCCTGATGAAAAGCCTGCTGGGCTTCCTGGtgcccttcatcatcatcatcacctgctaCTGCCTCATCGGACGGGCGCTGCTGGGGGCGAGACGCATCCAGAAAAGCTCTCGTTCTCGGGATGACGAGGTGCTACGCATGCTCGCAGCAGCTGTCCTGGCCTTCTTCCTGTGCTGGGTGCCCCATCAGGTGTTCCACTTGATGCAGATGCTCACCCAGCTGACACTGGCGGAGAACTGCGCCCTCCTGGAAATCATTGACACCGCCATGCCCTTCACCATCTGCATCGCCTACTTCAACAGCTGCGTTAACCCAATTGTGTACGGCTTTGTCGGGAACAATTTTCGCAAGAACTTACTGCGTCTGCTACACTGCTCGCCAAGTGGACCCACAGGGCCTCACCCGAGCATCAGCTCCAAGATGAGCGCCCTCTCTTTTCGTGCCTCTGAGGCACTGAGCCTCACAGCCAAAAGCAAAGCCTCTTCTGACGTTaagtgatggaaaaaaagggAGAGGGTATAAGTTCGCTCTCCCCGATCTTTTGGTCTGTGGTTGAGGGGCCAGGGATGGAGACATTCCATGCTTTTAAAACCCCAACTGTATTACCAAGCACTGAACCATACAGACTGGTTGAAACATTGTGTTCATGTCCCTCTGTGGGTCCAAGAGACATTCCCTATCTTGTACAATGCCTATCTGCAGGATAATTCATCATAAAGCATCACATGTTACACAGCGTTCATTCATAATGCAGGCACATGTCCCCCACTCACATtggtgaagtaaaaaaaagttgttgtttttttttttaagtttttaaaaaatcacataattAATTATAGCAATGATAGAAAATACTATACATAACTAAAGATCACTTATCCCATTATTTATATGAGATGTCCATGTACTGCAGGATTCTGTGTCCGTCCTGCCTTGGGGACACAGTGCAGTGATATATTGTCCAGTGATAACTATTCTGTATGCTCAGCAGGTCTTTCACCAGTTGGAACAGTGATCAAGTGCTCAGCAGCGAtgccaaagtaaaaaaaaaaaaataagccaCCCATGCATGCTGTGTCAGAAGTTTCAGTTCATCTGTTAGTTAGAATGATCAAAAATATCACACCATTGCAGCAAAGGTTCAgtgcaaatattttaaatgtaatgcagCTGGAGCAAAGGAAAGTTTAAACCTATTATCAATTAACCAAAGACCATGTTTACCAGTTATTTTGCTGGCTACTTTAACCATGTTGGAAAGatgctttttgttttgcattgaaAGGTTCCCATACCAAGATATCAGACAAAAGGTGGActcaataaaatatttgtaaaataaaaccaTCAGTGTCTTGTCCACACAAAAGTATCTGCAGATCCCAGATGTGTTGAGGTCGTGTTATTTTAAATCCCTGGTCCCAGGTACTTGTAGCATTCAACAAGCTCCACAAGTGAACCCAAAATAATGTCTGGAAAGGTTGAGTGGGAGAGTTTCCTAATGTCTTTGGTTTTGTGGAAATTTAACTTAAGGAAGTGGTCGTTTACCACTCTACAAAGTCTTTCATAACTGGCCTGTGATCGACTAGGACGCAGCCCGGGGGTGAAGCTGTAGACCACATCTGCTTCTGGAGTAAAGCACCATTAGCCCTAACTGTCTTGGCCTACATGCAGAAGAGTTTAATACCCATTAGACCAGATCTGTATCAAGATTAAAAGGGAAC harbors:
- the agtr1b gene encoding type-1 angiotensin II receptor translates to MQNITAGAPEGVDLKCGMSGSHDFIFTLVPIVYSCNFVIGIVGNSMVVAVIYCYMKLKTVANIFVLNLAISDLTFLITLPMWATSTATGYHWPFGAFLCKASAGLVIFNLYTSIFFLTALSIDRYLAIVHPMRSRRFRTVVYARITCVVIWLFAFVLSVPTGMTRDLHNITNYTIVCGILHPTEENSVRLKELRLAMSLMKSLLGFLVPFIIIITCYCLIGRALLGARRIQKSSRSRDDEVLRMLAAAVLAFFLCWVPHQVFHLMQMLTQLTLAENCALLEIIDTAMPFTICIAYFNSCVNPIVYGFVGNNFRKNLLRLLHCSPSGPTGPHPSISSKMSALSFRASEALSLTAKSKASSDVK